From Pelosinus fermentans DSM 17108, the proteins below share one genomic window:
- the lysS gene encoding lysine--tRNA ligase: MTEVQNQEIEKSEELNELMRVRREKMTAFEAQGIEPFARKYDVTIHANEVLANFEQLEGQSARIAGRIMAVRGHGKTSFVHLMDMSGKVQAYFRQDVVGEAEYDKFKLLDIGDIIGIEGVIFKTQRGEISLKATSFEILAKSLRPLPEKWHGLKDVETRYRQRYLDLIVNPEVRNTFVTRSKIIKSLRSILDKRDYLEVETPMMHPIAGGAAARPFVTHHNALDMDLFLRIAPELYLKRLIVGGFERVYEVGRVFRNEGISVRHNPEFTIVELYQAYSDYQDLMRLTEDVVSGIALEVLGTTQITYQGQEIDLAPPWNRLTMTEAVKKYTDVDFDTVATLEEARAIAAKLGVKYENKNGIGGILNNVFEEKVEEHLIQPTFIIGHPTEISPLAKRNKENPEITDRFEVFVFARELANGFSELNDPIDQEGRFASQVEQRESGDDEAHMMDHDYVNALEYGLPPTGGLGIGIDRLVMLLTDSPSIRDVLLFPHMRHKE; encoded by the coding sequence ATGACAGAAGTGCAGAATCAAGAAATTGAAAAAAGTGAAGAATTAAATGAACTGATGCGTGTTCGCCGAGAAAAAATGACAGCATTTGAAGCACAGGGAATTGAACCTTTTGCTCGTAAATATGATGTTACGATCCATGCGAATGAAGTACTTGCTAATTTTGAACAATTAGAAGGTCAATCAGCAAGAATTGCCGGCCGTATTATGGCCGTTCGTGGGCACGGTAAAACTAGTTTCGTTCATTTGATGGACATGTCTGGTAAAGTGCAAGCTTATTTTCGCCAAGATGTTGTTGGCGAAGCTGAATATGATAAATTCAAGCTTCTTGATATTGGTGATATTATAGGAATTGAAGGCGTTATCTTTAAAACGCAACGCGGGGAAATTAGCTTAAAAGCAACTAGTTTTGAAATTTTAGCAAAGTCTCTTAGACCGCTGCCTGAAAAATGGCATGGATTAAAAGATGTTGAAACTCGTTATCGCCAGCGTTATCTGGATCTTATTGTGAATCCAGAAGTTAGAAATACATTCGTGACTCGCAGCAAGATCATTAAATCCTTACGGAGCATCTTGGACAAACGTGATTACCTAGAAGTTGAAACTCCAATGATGCATCCTATAGCGGGTGGGGCTGCTGCTCGTCCCTTCGTTACTCATCACAACGCATTGGATATGGATTTATTCTTACGGATTGCTCCTGAGTTATATTTAAAGCGTTTGATTGTTGGTGGTTTTGAAAGAGTATATGAAGTTGGGCGTGTATTTAGAAATGAAGGTATTTCTGTTAGACATAACCCCGAGTTTACTATTGTTGAACTCTATCAAGCATATTCTGACTATCAAGACCTCATGCGGTTAACAGAAGATGTTGTATCGGGTATAGCATTAGAAGTGTTAGGCACTACGCAGATTACCTATCAGGGTCAAGAAATTGATCTTGCTCCTCCTTGGAATAGGCTGACTATGACTGAGGCGGTTAAGAAGTATACAGACGTTGATTTTGATACTGTTGCTACTCTCGAAGAAGCGAGAGCAATTGCTGCTAAACTAGGTGTGAAATATGAAAACAAAAATGGTATTGGTGGAATATTAAATAATGTCTTTGAAGAAAAAGTAGAAGAACATTTAATTCAACCTACCTTTATTATTGGACATCCTACAGAAATTTCTCCTTTAGCTAAACGAAATAAAGAAAATCCTGAAATCACGGATCGCTTTGAAGTATTTGTCTTCGCACGTGAATTAGCAAATGGCTTTTCTGAGTTAAATGATCCTATTGATCAGGAAGGACGCTTCGCTTCTCAAGTCGAGCAGCGTGAATCAGGCGATGATGAAGCTCACATGATGGATCATGATTATGTGAATGCGTTAGAGTATGGCTTGCCACCAACAGGTGGTTTAGGTATTGGTATTGATCGTTTAGTTATGCTGCTGACCGACAGTCCTTCTATTCGAGATGTATTGTTATTTCCTCATATGCGGCATAAAGAATAG
- the greA gene encoding transcription elongation factor GreA, with the protein MAEKQFILTAEGLKKIEQKFEYLKSVRRREVAERIKQAIEFGDISENSEYEDAKNEQAFIEGEIITLEKMLRNSKVIDEQEIKTDVVSIGVTVVLKDLEFGDEFEYTLVGSAEADPVEFKISNESPVGQAILGQKIGSIVEVNVPAGILKYEVIDIKRNL; encoded by the coding sequence ATGGCTGAAAAGCAATTTATTCTCACTGCAGAAGGATTAAAGAAGATAGAGCAGAAATTTGAATATCTAAAATCCGTGCGTCGTCGGGAAGTCGCTGAAAGAATTAAACAAGCTATTGAATTTGGTGATATCAGTGAAAACTCCGAATATGAGGATGCAAAAAATGAACAAGCCTTTATTGAGGGCGAAATTATAACATTAGAAAAGATGCTTCGAAACAGCAAGGTCATTGATGAACAGGAAATTAAGACAGATGTAGTTTCCATTGGAGTTACAGTTGTTTTAAAAGACCTAGAATTTGGTGATGAATTTGAATATACTCTTGTTGGTTCAGCAGAGGCTGATCCAGTTGAATTTAAAATTTCAAATGAATCACCTGTAGGGCAAGCGATCTTGGGTCAAAAGATTGGCAGTATTGTTGAGGTAAATGTGCCAGCTGGTATTTTAAAATATGAAGTAATTGATATTAAACGCAATTTATAA
- a CDS encoding saccharopine dehydrogenase NADP-binding domain-containing protein, producing MEKFAFVLHPLTAKDVSRKFAFTKNWPDSLVEGVLKYLPPFKTSHITGIESTSSQGEGWFVTCPLTSQQMVEMPERYVVEKIIKAGKVAEKLGAKIVGLGAFTSIVGDAGITVAKNLNIAVTTGNSYTVATALEGTRQAAKIMGIDLERANVLVLGATGSIGAACAQILAREVRYLTLAARNEDKLEKLAEQILRKTGLAAKVTANTKSALKSADIIIAVTSAVDSIIEPEDLKSGAIVCDVARPRNVSRRVAQMRKDILVIEGGVVEVPGDVNFGLNFGFPDGTAYACMAETMILSLEQRYENFTLGRDLTVKQVETIENLAKKHGFKLAGFRSFEKAITADEIAAIKANVVINKQEQKRGIG from the coding sequence ATGGAAAAATTTGCCTTTGTCTTACATCCGCTCACTGCTAAAGATGTTAGTCGAAAATTTGCATTTACCAAGAATTGGCCAGATAGTTTAGTTGAGGGAGTACTCAAATATCTTCCTCCTTTTAAAACTTCACATATTACAGGAATAGAATCAACATCATCTCAAGGTGAAGGTTGGTTTGTTACATGTCCTTTAACGTCGCAGCAAATGGTAGAGATGCCTGAAAGATATGTTGTTGAGAAGATCATCAAAGCAGGAAAAGTAGCAGAAAAGCTAGGTGCAAAAATCGTTGGCTTAGGTGCCTTTACCTCAATTGTAGGAGATGCGGGTATTACTGTTGCCAAAAACTTAAATATTGCTGTAACGACAGGGAATAGCTATACTGTTGCTACTGCTCTTGAAGGTACGAGGCAAGCTGCTAAAATTATGGGTATTGATTTAGAACGAGCCAACGTATTAGTTTTAGGTGCGACTGGTTCTATTGGTGCGGCTTGTGCTCAAATCTTAGCGAGGGAAGTTCGATATTTAACATTAGCTGCACGCAACGAAGACAAGTTGGAAAAACTTGCTGAACAAATTTTGCGTAAAACAGGTTTAGCTGCAAAAGTAACTGCAAATACTAAATCTGCTTTAAAGTCAGCTGATATTATTATTGCTGTAACAAGTGCAGTAGACAGTATTATTGAACCAGAAGATTTAAAATCAGGCGCAATTGTTTGTGATGTAGCCAGACCGCGGAATGTTTCACGGCGTGTGGCCCAAATGCGCAAGGATATATTAGTAATTGAAGGTGGCGTCGTTGAGGTCCCTGGAGATGTCAATTTTGGACTGAATTTTGGCTTTCCCGATGGTACGGCCTATGCATGTATGGCAGAAACGATGATTCTGTCTTTAGAGCAGCGGTATGAGAATTTTACGTTAGGTCGAGACTTAACAGTAAAGCAGGTAGAAACAATTGAGAACTTAGCTAAAAAACATGGTTTTAAATTAGCTGGTTTTCGCAGTTTCGAAAAAGCAATTACAGCAGATGAAATTGCAGCGATTAAAGCAAATGTAGTTATTAATAAACAAGAACAGAAGAGAGGAATTGGTTAG
- the dusB gene encoding tRNA dihydrouridine synthase DusB: MQIGAIKLDNPVILAPMAGVTDLPFRLLAKEMGCGLVYSEMVSDKGLLYENCQTLHMLQIDERERPVAMQIFGSDPDSMAKAAIHVEKSGADIIDINMGCPTPKITKNGSGCALMCQPDLVYQIMASVVEAVHVPVTVKIRKGWSEDSVNAVEIAKLAEKAGIAAIAVHGRTREQFYTGEADWSIIRQVKESVVIPVIGNGDIRTPYDGKKMLEQTGCDAIMVGRGAQGNPWIFRQITHYLASGEILPPPSMEERFSLLLRHLDMLVEHKGEHIGVREMRCHGAWYTKGMPHSAELRLKFNQAVSKDDFIAVLKQFS; this comes from the coding sequence ATGCAAATTGGTGCAATTAAACTCGATAATCCTGTAATTCTAGCCCCGATGGCTGGTGTTACAGATCTGCCTTTTCGGCTATTGGCTAAAGAAATGGGCTGTGGTTTGGTGTATTCCGAAATGGTCAGTGATAAAGGTTTATTATATGAGAATTGCCAGACCTTGCACATGCTTCAAATTGATGAACGGGAACGCCCGGTGGCTATGCAGATCTTTGGTTCCGATCCCGATAGTATGGCAAAAGCTGCAATCCATGTCGAAAAATCAGGTGCTGATATTATTGATATTAACATGGGCTGTCCAACTCCCAAAATTACGAAAAATGGCAGCGGCTGTGCTTTAATGTGCCAGCCAGATTTGGTATATCAGATTATGGCGAGTGTAGTAGAAGCCGTACATGTGCCGGTTACTGTTAAAATTCGCAAGGGCTGGAGTGAAGACTCTGTGAATGCGGTTGAGATAGCTAAGCTGGCTGAGAAGGCAGGAATTGCTGCAATTGCTGTTCATGGTCGTACTAGAGAACAGTTTTATACAGGTGAGGCCGATTGGAGTATTATACGCCAAGTTAAAGAGAGTGTAGTGATACCCGTAATTGGTAATGGGGATATCCGTACGCCTTATGATGGGAAAAAAATGTTGGAGCAAACAGGTTGTGATGCCATAATGGTGGGGCGGGGAGCACAAGGGAATCCTTGGATCTTTCGTCAAATAACCCATTATTTAGCCTCAGGAGAGATTTTACCGCCACCGAGTATGGAGGAACGTTTTTCTCTATTGTTAAGGCATTTGGATATGTTAGTGGAGCATAAAGGTGAACATATTGGAGTTAGAGAAATGCGCTGTCATGGAGCATGGTATACAAAGGGAATGCCTCATTCCGCTGAGCTGCGTTTAAAATTTAATCAAGCGGTGAGCAAAGACGATTTTATTGCGGTATTGAAGCAGTTTTCGTAA
- a CDS encoding type III pantothenate kinase — translation MLLVFDIGNTNIVLGAYEGEELLQHWRVSTDRQKTGDEYGMLINNLFAYGGLSIKDISEVIISSVVPPLVVPLVKMCQRYFKVEPLVVGAGIRTGIFIKYENPREVGADRIVNAVAAHHKYSGPLIIVDFGTATTFCVIGENGDYLGGAISPGIGISTEALFQRAAKLPRIELVKPKSVICRNTVTSMQSGIIYGFVGQVEGIVKRMKEEMDQDAYVIATGGLANLIAQETSVINAVEHFLTLEGLRIIYDLNR, via the coding sequence ATGCTATTAGTGTTTGATATAGGTAATACCAATATAGTACTTGGAGCATACGAAGGGGAAGAATTATTACAACATTGGCGGGTGTCAACTGATAGGCAAAAAACAGGCGATGAATATGGGATGTTAATTAATAATCTGTTTGCTTATGGTGGACTTAGTATTAAAGATATTTCTGAGGTCATCATTTCCTCCGTAGTACCGCCTCTTGTTGTACCCTTAGTCAAAATGTGCCAACGGTATTTTAAGGTGGAGCCTCTAGTGGTAGGGGCTGGTATTAGAACCGGTATTTTTATCAAATACGAAAATCCCAGAGAAGTAGGAGCTGACCGTATTGTAAATGCAGTTGCTGCACATCATAAATATAGTGGTCCTCTTATTATTGTTGATTTTGGTACAGCAACTACCTTCTGTGTCATCGGTGAAAATGGTGATTATTTAGGTGGTGCTATCTCTCCTGGTATTGGTATTTCTACTGAGGCTCTATTCCAAAGAGCAGCTAAATTGCCGCGAATTGAGCTGGTTAAACCGAAAAGTGTTATTTGCCGTAATACAGTTACCAGCATGCAGTCGGGTATTATTTATGGATTTGTTGGACAGGTCGAGGGAATTGTCAAACGAATGAAAGAAGAAATGGACCAAGATGCTTATGTTATAGCAACAGGTGGCTTAGCTAACCTGATTGCACAAGAAACTTCTGTAATTAATGCTGTGGAACATTTTTTAACATTAGAAGGATTACGAATTATTTACGATCTTAATAGGTAG
- a CDS encoding biotin--[acetyl-CoA-carboxylase] ligase, with amino-acid sequence MRTSILNMLRKYSNEYLSGEEISRQLAVSRTAIWKHIQTLKQGGYEIEAHPRRGYRLKSVPDFLLPDEIRDQLQTKTLGQKEIFYFENIDSTNNEAKKQANLGCHEGAIVLSEMQNSGRGRISRGWFSPAGKGIWLSVVLRPPFHPYDAPKCTLLAAVAVTKAIRSVTQVQCGIKWPNDILYEGKKIVGILTEMNAEMDAINHVVIGMGINVNISQEEFPLELRQIATSLSVAADKPIPRLPLLQEILSALEKEYHKVIQHGFVEMLDEWRELSVTLGQTVDIIGTSKKSSGLAVDIDKDGALLVEIEGRIEKIIAGDVSIRPRSKKLL; translated from the coding sequence GTGCGTACTAGCATTTTAAATATGTTGCGTAAGTATTCAAATGAATATCTATCAGGTGAAGAAATAAGCAGGCAGCTGGCAGTATCTAGAACCGCGATTTGGAAGCATATCCAAACTCTCAAGCAAGGGGGATATGAAATTGAAGCTCATCCTCGACGCGGTTATCGACTAAAAAGTGTACCTGATTTTTTATTGCCTGATGAAATTCGCGATCAGCTGCAGACTAAGACCTTAGGACAAAAGGAAATCTTTTACTTTGAGAATATTGACTCTACTAACAATGAAGCAAAAAAACAAGCTAATTTAGGCTGTCATGAAGGAGCTATTGTACTATCAGAAATGCAAAATAGCGGTAGAGGCAGAATATCTCGCGGTTGGTTTTCTCCTGCGGGTAAAGGTATTTGGCTATCTGTGGTATTAAGACCGCCCTTTCACCCTTATGATGCACCGAAATGTACGCTGCTAGCTGCTGTGGCCGTAACAAAAGCGATTCGAAGCGTTACTCAGGTGCAATGTGGCATAAAATGGCCTAATGATATTTTATATGAAGGAAAAAAAATAGTTGGTATTTTGACAGAAATGAATGCTGAAATGGATGCGATTAATCATGTAGTAATTGGCATGGGAATTAATGTGAATATTAGTCAAGAGGAATTTCCCTTAGAACTTAGGCAAATCGCCACTTCTCTATCTGTTGCCGCCGATAAGCCGATACCCCGATTACCTTTGTTACAGGAGATTTTATCTGCCTTGGAAAAAGAATATCATAAAGTGATTCAGCATGGCTTTGTAGAAATGCTGGATGAATGGCGCGAGCTGTCTGTAACCTTAGGGCAAACTGTGGATATCATTGGGACAAGTAAAAAGTCTAGCGGTTTGGCAGTAGATATTGATAAGGATGGAGCATTGCTGGTTGAAATAGAAGGCCGGATAGAGAAGATTATTGCTGGTGATGTTTCTATACGGCCTCGCAGTAAAAAACTGCTTTGA
- a CDS encoding response regulator, with protein sequence MPIKILVADDEPAICEVVKLYLEKEGFIVYTAEDGDIAIAIETKEQPDLLILDVMLPKLSGWDICQTIQRSVPVIFLTAKSAESDKITGFSLGADDYITKPFSPKELVARIKAVLRRSGLLQQNGVTLDFTELSINPASQGVECNGQSASLSPKEFELLFFLARHPQIAFSREQLLTNVWGYDFDGDDRTVDATIKRLRQKLHNSNYSYIHTVWGIGYKFEVLGK encoded by the coding sequence ATGCCTATCAAAATTTTAGTAGCTGACGATGAACCTGCTATTTGTGAAGTCGTAAAATTATATTTGGAGAAAGAGGGCTTTATTGTTTATACGGCCGAAGATGGTGATATCGCCATTGCCATAGAAACAAAAGAACAGCCTGACTTATTAATCCTTGATGTAATGTTACCAAAACTATCAGGCTGGGATATTTGTCAAACCATTCAACGTTCCGTGCCGGTTATATTCTTGACGGCTAAAAGCGCTGAATCTGATAAGATCACGGGTTTTTCCTTGGGAGCCGATGACTATATTACCAAACCCTTCAGTCCTAAAGAATTGGTAGCGAGAATTAAAGCAGTATTGCGCCGCAGCGGCTTATTACAACAAAATGGAGTTACCTTAGATTTTACTGAACTCTCGATTAATCCTGCATCGCAAGGAGTCGAGTGCAACGGGCAGTCAGCTTCCCTATCCCCTAAAGAATTTGAACTGTTATTTTTTCTCGCCCGCCATCCCCAGATTGCATTTTCCAGGGAGCAGCTCCTCACAAATGTCTGGGGTTATGACTTTGACGGAGATGATCGTACAGTGGATGCAACCATTAAGCGTCTGCGCCAAAAATTACATAATTCAAATTACAGCTACATTCATACGGTATGGGGAATCGGTTATAAATTTGAGGTACTAGGCAAATGA
- a CDS encoding sensor histidine kinase → MIRSIFSKILLSHIGIILLSTITLTLFMSYLVRSNAVDTKRHDLLFKGQAVVELLTPNLLAGNIPTNEALDRISELAGGRIWLINEKGTVLAGRPPNNWSRRFQEDRQEYIDLFTDSPHSWIRPAYRRDPSIVVTFAIPEAPTPIVIFLDAPIVGVNKTVSSLERTLLYSLLASIITAILAGFLIARSLTKPIANISQAAKNFADGNYNSRTTAIGNNEIGGLGRTFNTMADSLAEIEQNRRNFLANVSHELKTPVTSIQALSETILDGLAPKPEQQQRYIATILQESQRLDRLISDLLDLSQLEADELSILCEKLDLQTWLVTEATKIETLLNPKHLTLETDIPEQLPYVWCDPIRLEQVFTNLLTNAIRYSPENSTITIHLSVTKHQVAISVIDQGPGISPDDVPYIWDRFYRADKSRARTYGGTGLGLAITKKLVHAMQGEISVDSHVGKGSTFTFTLPIIK, encoded by the coding sequence ATGATCCGTTCTATTTTCAGCAAAATACTTCTTTCTCATATTGGGATCATCTTATTAAGTACAATCACCTTAACATTGTTTATGTCCTATTTAGTCCGATCCAATGCTGTAGATACCAAGCGGCATGATCTATTATTTAAAGGTCAAGCAGTGGTAGAACTATTAACACCGAATCTCTTAGCCGGCAATATTCCCACTAATGAAGCTCTTGACAGAATTAGTGAACTTGCCGGGGGAAGAATCTGGCTAATTAACGAAAAAGGTACCGTCCTTGCCGGTCGCCCTCCCAATAATTGGTCGAGACGTTTTCAAGAGGATCGGCAAGAGTACATTGACTTGTTTACTGACAGCCCTCATTCTTGGATACGCCCTGCTTATCGGAGAGATCCTTCTATTGTTGTCACCTTTGCTATACCGGAGGCTCCAACACCCATTGTAATTTTTTTAGATGCTCCTATTGTGGGAGTAAACAAAACCGTGTCCTCCTTAGAAAGGACTTTGCTTTACTCCTTGCTCGCCAGCATTATTACCGCAATTCTTGCCGGATTTCTGATTGCCCGCAGCCTTACCAAGCCGATTGCGAATATCAGCCAAGCTGCCAAAAATTTTGCAGACGGCAATTATAATAGCCGCACTACAGCAATTGGCAATAATGAAATCGGTGGTTTAGGACGCACCTTTAATACCATGGCAGACTCCTTAGCTGAAATTGAACAAAACCGGCGAAACTTCTTAGCTAATGTTTCTCATGAATTAAAAACTCCTGTAACCTCTATCCAAGCTTTATCTGAAACAATCTTAGACGGTTTAGCTCCTAAACCAGAGCAGCAGCAACGCTATATTGCTACGATTTTGCAAGAAAGCCAGCGTCTTGACCGTTTAATTAGTGATTTGCTTGACCTATCCCAATTAGAAGCAGACGAATTATCCATACTTTGCGAAAAACTGGATCTGCAAACCTGGTTAGTAACAGAAGCAACTAAAATAGAAACATTACTTAATCCCAAGCATCTTACTCTGGAAACGGATATACCAGAACAATTGCCCTATGTATGGTGTGATCCAATTCGTCTAGAACAAGTATTTACCAATCTGCTGACAAATGCCATCCGCTATTCACCTGAAAACTCCACTATCACGATTCACTTATCTGTGACAAAACATCAAGTTGCTATTTCTGTTATTGACCAAGGACCAGGCATTTCTCCTGACGATGTCCCATATATATGGGACCGCTTTTATCGAGCTGATAAATCACGAGCGCGCACCTATGGTGGTACAGGTCTTGGACTTGCTATTACTAAAAAACTGGTACACGCCATGCAAGGTGAAATCAGCGTTGATAGCCATGTCGGCAAGGGATCCACCTTTACTTTCACACTCCCTATTATAAAATAA
- a CDS encoding asparaginase — MSEVLLHYTRGGRVESRHHADVAVVDSTGKMVWELGDGKRPMFWRSAAKPFQVLPLIEQGGVERFHLTNEEVAFMVSSHSGESEHVNLAYSVLKKIGLSVDSLACGAAKPMSSKMVKELMLQKLPYQAVHNACSGKHSGMLALAQMLKIDPAGYTDLSHPVQQIMYQAVADSANLQKDEVDTGIDGCGVPVFYLPLYNMAWAYARLAKPEEGQWGGRETSVRLIRDAMLAYPQVVAGSKRFDTVLMNITKGRILAKIGAEAVYCLASVPDGLGVSFKIDDGGFRAITPAGIAILKKIDLLSTAEYQALIEYFPPVLKNHRGDVIGTVEAVI; from the coding sequence ATGAGTGAGGTATTATTGCATTATACGCGGGGAGGCAGGGTAGAAAGCAGGCACCATGCTGATGTCGCTGTCGTAGATAGTACAGGGAAGATGGTCTGGGAGCTTGGAGATGGTAAGAGGCCGATGTTTTGGAGATCGGCTGCAAAACCCTTTCAAGTATTGCCTCTTATTGAACAAGGTGGCGTGGAGCGATTTCATTTAACAAATGAAGAAGTGGCTTTTATGGTATCATCCCATAGTGGTGAGTCTGAACATGTGAACCTTGCTTACAGTGTATTAAAAAAGATTGGCTTATCAGTGGATTCTTTGGCGTGCGGGGCAGCCAAACCTATGAGTAGTAAAATGGTGAAGGAATTAATGCTGCAGAAACTGCCCTATCAGGCGGTGCATAATGCATGTTCAGGTAAACATAGTGGTATGTTGGCTTTGGCTCAAATGCTTAAAATCGACCCTGCAGGATATACCGATCTTTCTCATCCAGTTCAACAAATTATGTACCAGGCTGTTGCTGATAGTGCAAATTTGCAAAAAGATGAAGTAGATACGGGAATTGATGGTTGTGGTGTGCCCGTGTTTTATTTGCCATTGTATAATATGGCTTGGGCCTATGCGCGTCTGGCTAAACCAGAAGAGGGGCAATGGGGAGGGCGTGAGACGTCAGTACGACTAATTCGTGATGCTATGCTGGCATATCCTCAAGTGGTGGCAGGAAGTAAACGCTTTGATACTGTACTCATGAATATTACGAAAGGACGTATCTTAGCTAAGATTGGGGCAGAAGCGGTATATTGTCTCGCATCGGTACCCGATGGTCTGGGTGTAAGTTTTAAAATTGATGATGGCGGTTTTAGGGCCATTACTCCTGCGGGAATAGCAATATTGAAAAAAATAGATTTATTGTCAACTGCTGAATATCAGGCGTTAATCGAGTATTTTCCACCTGTATTGAAAAATCACCGCGGTGATGTAATTGGCACCGTAGAAGCGGTAATCTAA
- the ftsH gene encoding ATP-dependent zinc metalloprotease FtsH: MNKFFRNVSFYLLIIIIAISIIDYYSSRTTNKQEISYTQFLHQIEEQKVQSVTVVDKDIRGKLTDGTEFTTITPNDPTLINTLREKNVDIKAEQPPQPPWWTTIFSSILPMLLLIGVWFFIMQQTQGGGNRVMSFGKSRAKLHGEDKIKVTFGDMAGADEAKQELEEVVEFLKHPKKFNDLGARIPKGVLLFGPPGTGKTLLARAVAGEAGVPFFSISGSDFVEMFVGVGASRVRDLFEQAKKSAPCIVFIDEIDAVGRQRGAGLGGGHDEREQTLNQLLVEMDGFGVNEGIIIIAATNRPDILDPALLRPGRFDRQIVVDKPDVKGRLEILKVHTKGKPVAKEVSLDVLARRTPGFTGADLSNLVNEAALLAARRNKKRIDMPEMEESVERVVAGPERKSKVISEREKKLTAYHEAGHALIGMLLDNTDPVHKVSIIPRGRAGGYTLMLPTEDRYYATRTELLEQLSVLLGGRVAEAVVLKEISTGAQNDLERATDLSRKMITEYGMSENLGPITFGNRQQQQVFLGRDISRDRNYGEEVASSIDKEVRRLIEGAYNKTEAMLQENIEKLHLIAAALIEKETLEASDLEELLAHGQISQKSGTEKIALTKTESVEDTSDTSSQAGPKIVYITRS; the protein is encoded by the coding sequence TTGAATAAATTTTTTCGAAATGTAAGTTTTTATTTGTTGATTATTATCATTGCTATTTCAATAATTGACTACTATTCCTCACGTACAACGAATAAGCAGGAAATTAGTTATACTCAATTTTTACATCAAATTGAGGAACAGAAGGTTCAGAGTGTCACGGTTGTCGATAAAGATATTCGAGGCAAACTGACAGATGGTACTGAGTTTACCACAATTACGCCGAATGATCCTACACTTATTAATACGTTGCGAGAAAAAAATGTTGATATTAAGGCTGAACAGCCGCCTCAACCACCATGGTGGACAACAATTTTTTCTTCTATTTTGCCAATGCTGCTGTTAATTGGGGTATGGTTCTTTATTATGCAGCAGACACAAGGCGGCGGAAATCGGGTAATGTCTTTTGGCAAAAGCCGGGCGAAGCTTCATGGTGAAGATAAAATAAAAGTCACTTTTGGCGATATGGCTGGTGCTGATGAAGCAAAGCAAGAATTAGAAGAAGTGGTTGAGTTTTTAAAACATCCTAAGAAATTCAATGATTTGGGAGCTCGTATCCCGAAAGGTGTACTGTTATTTGGACCTCCGGGTACAGGTAAAACTTTATTAGCCCGAGCAGTAGCTGGGGAAGCAGGAGTTCCTTTCTTTAGTATCAGTGGTTCTGATTTTGTGGAAATGTTTGTTGGTGTCGGTGCTTCCAGAGTCCGGGATCTGTTTGAACAAGCAAAAAAGAGCGCACCTTGTATTGTGTTTATTGATGAAATCGATGCTGTAGGACGTCAACGGGGTGCAGGTCTCGGTGGCGGACATGACGAGCGGGAACAGACATTAAACCAGTTATTAGTAGAGATGGACGGATTTGGCGTTAATGAAGGAATTATTATCATTGCCGCGACGAATCGCCCTGATATTCTTGATCCAGCCTTACTGCGTCCTGGTCGCTTTGATAGACAGATTGTCGTTGATAAACCTGATGTTAAGGGACGTCTGGAGATATTGAAAGTTCACACTAAAGGTAAGCCGGTAGCAAAGGAAGTAAGTCTTGATGTACTGGCGCGCCGTACGCCTGGCTTTACGGGTGCGGATTTGAGCAACCTAGTGAATGAAGCTGCTCTTTTAGCAGCACGACGTAACAAAAAACGGATTGACATGCCTGAAATGGAAGAGTCTGTTGAACGTGTTGTTGCTGGACCTGAGCGTAAAAGTAAGGTGATTAGTGAACGTGAGAAAAAACTCACCGCCTATCATGAAGCAGGTCATGCCTTAATTGGAATGCTGCTGGACAATACTGATCCTGTGCATAAAGTATCGATCATTCCTCGCGGACGAGCTGGCGGTTATACATTAATGCTGCCGACAGAGGATCGCTATTACGCTACGCGTACAGAGCTGCTGGAACAACTCAGTGTATTATTAGGTGGTCGTGTGGCGGAGGCTGTTGTTCTTAAGGAAATCAGTACAGGTGCACAGAATGATTTAGAACGCGCCACTGATTTGTCACGTAAAATGATTACCGAATACGGTATGAGCGAGAATTTAGGACCGATTACTTTTGGTAATAGACAGCAGCAACAAGTATTCTTAGGAAGAGATATTTCTCGTGACCGTAATTATGGTGAAGAAGTAGCATCTTCTATTGATAAAGAAGTACGCAGATTGATCGAAGGTGCTTACAATAAAACAGAAGCAATGCTGCAAGAAAATATTGAAAAGCTTCATTTGATTGCTGCTGCTCTTATTGAAAAAGAAACACTGGAAGCCAGCGATTTGGAAGAACTGTTAGCGCATGGTCAGATTTCTCAAAAATCCGGAACAGAGAAAATCGCTCTTACGAAGACTGAGAGCGTTGAGGATACTAGTGATACTAGTAGTCAAGCAGGACCGAAAATCGTATATATTACTCGTTCCTAG